Below is a genomic region from Primulina eburnea isolate SZY01 chromosome 9, ASM2296580v1, whole genome shotgun sequence.
atttatgttgGGGATTGTTAGAAAAGTTGTGATTAGTAAATGAAAGGAAATGGAAGTTGTCCCACATTAGACAATAAACCAAGTATAGTCTTCCTTATAAGCTCCAAGTTTGAGCTAAGGGTTTGGGCCCCAAAGGGCACCAGAAGTTTTTGGAAGGGGGAAGACGTTGATAGGTTGGGTCTCGGTGAAACACATGCACGCACGCGCTCGACGCGGTGTGTGCAATGAGGTAAGATCTCTTGACTGTATTAATATTTTTGGAcaaaatttatttggaaaatattttttattttcgaaaCAAAGATTGCACCCTCCAGTCCGAACAAGTGTGTCCAAAAGTTTGCACCCTCTAGTCCGTACCAGTGTGTCTCGTGTGACCGTCCTTTGGCACAGAACCGTGCGTCCCTTGGCTTGTGCGTGTCCCCTTGGCTTATCATATAAGGGTGCAACCTTTATGTGGTACCGGTTACTCAATTATATCTTCCCTTCCTCTGCAAGCATTCGATACTTTTTATTCTTCACATACATTTCCGAAACTTGAAAGTTCATAAATATACATTGTTCGCTGACATCCAGAATTTGAGATGCTGCAATTCTGGATCGAAGTTGTTGTATCTCGGGGATGATTGTCATTCCTTATAGCACTTATATACAGACAAATTTCTCTTGCGGAAAAAAGATTTTCCTTGCCTCAACTCATACTACTTGATGTGCACCAAAGATCAAGAAAAAGACCAATAACAGAAATTTAGATGATTAACCATATAGTTCCTGAAGTATTTATTAAAACCAATAAAATTAACAAGCATCCGACTTCCACAAATCAAATGTAAGCCAAACAAAAGTGACATAATGCATAAAATTCCAACTTAAaagaaaaatagtttttattacattttctgaaaaattggCCGACACAAAAAAACCAAAAATATGATAACAATATGCAACTacatacataaaataataataagccCCTGATGTTCAGAGGGACTGACCTCCCACAAGATCAAGCGAGGTAACTTTTGATTCATGACCAGACAAAGCCTTTACGAGCTTGAAGTCTCTCGAGGAGCGACCAGACCTGAAATGAAATGCTATGATAAGTTTCACGGATACAAAAAAAATAGGGGGGGAAAGCCTAGCTGATGTATTATAAGATCTTTCCAGAAGTCATAGTTTAGAATATGTATATGCCTTAGCAGTTATGTCATATGAAGCAGTAACTAAAAAGTATCCCTCATGAGGTTCAAATTTGACTTGAGAAATAAGGTTAAAATGAGCAGGTATATTGTACGAAGATTTTCTTTTCCTCGGATCCCATATTCGGCATGTGTTATCTTCCTCATCGGTAGCTAAATAATAACCGCTTGGGTAAAAACTGACACCAAGCACATGAAACCAAGAATGAAAAAATGATTATCATAAAAAACTAAGCCAAAGGAGCAAAAGAGACGCAAAGAACAAATAATCTCCAAAACCACGAGCCTTACTAGCTTGACTTGGCCTTGCAGAGCAGAGCAAGAATACTCCTGTAACGATCATGGTCtattaggctgaaccaacatgGGACTCAGGCCATACCCATACTTATACCCATACCCATACACATGCAACACTACTGatcatgggtcgttaggatggtccagcatgggcATCGGCCCATGCCTATGCACCGTCACTCATAGAATATCCCACCCATGAAAGTGGGTTTTTTCGCCTcccccaacacttgaacccagGATCTTCAGGCTTAAGTACCTAGATTCTTGAAATGTTGGTACCAACActttaggaaatcctgtcgaaAGCAGGGATCATTGTCgaacaaattaattaaatgagcGAGGGATAGGTGAACTAAGATTCCAAACAAATTCATTTATCAGTGAAACCTTAGTTAATCATTTTAGTTTATcaatttcatcatttaatctttgaaTTATTTGGTAATTGTTTATTTCATCATTCTAGTAGTAagtaatcaatcaaatcatcaTTGCTAGTTTAATAAGTGGAAATAATAATCGTGAAATACAGTCTCTGgaggaacgatactcgtactcttgtaTACtgtattattacttgacatcgtgcacttgtgaTTACATCGAGCTTTAATTTTATTGACGTTTTACCGATTATTATACAGTGTAAGTTTTGCTCGGTCATTTCAACCTCTTTGGGATGGTTACTCCCGCGACTTGCCTTCATAGATTTGATCATACGACTAAAAGATCTAAGTTTTAACTATTCAAATAACATGAATTCTAAATTCGATCGTTAATTACAATATTTTAAACTAATATGCACCAAAATAATGGAATATGACGTAAACGACAGAAAATTtaagaaataaacttttatCGTGATTTTCTTTCTAAAAGAATATGTAGGAATtcgaaaacataaaatataaaaacgttTACAAAAATAAATGATGTAAACTGTAATGAGAAGCCTAGAAATTAAGAAAActtgaaatatgaaaatatgcCGATTTGCTGGTGGAGCAATTTGTTGAGTGATGAGTTTAGTTGTTTTTCTCTAGACTCTCATGCTCCCTTTGTTATTCCATCATCTCTCATTGTCTATCCACTATCTTTCCACTATTTGCACGTTGTTGatttattcaaatatttttgaatTCCTTGTCAGCTCTTAACCTTATTTGTCCGTTCAATTATTTTTTCTTGGGCTTGACTTATTTTGGGTTTGTCCAAATTGAACCCAAACAATAGTctacattttttttatagtttAAAAGAAATGGAATGGGTTCGAGTCGCTGATTGAATTCTTCTGTTGGTTTGTATGAGGATAAAAATTTTGTGACGCGAACGAAACAAATAAGGGCCGTATAACCGAATGAAAACTGAGATTGAGCAGAAAGGAAAAGTTGAGAGAAGAATTCAATGGCAGTAACCCCTCTCTCTCCCCCTCTCGCAGCTTCATCATCTTGTTGTGCTGTATTTACCCGCCATTTTCCGCTGCCTTTCCCGAGAAAGACCGCATTTTTATCATCGCCATCTTCTTCGTTAGTATTGGGTGGTTCAAGATTAGCTGGCTTGATATTCAAGAAAAGAACTTTGAGCGGTGATGTGGGGTTTGGTGGGATTAAATGTATGACTTCTGCTGCACCTTCGGTTCTTCCAAAGGCCTTATTGTTCGATTGTGATGGTGTTTTAGTTGACACTGAAAAAGATGGCCATCGCCTTTCTTTCAATGAAACATTCGCTGAGGtaaataaatttgtttttttgtttactTTAAATTCTCTTGGTTTTTctatctttttcttttctttatggAAACAGTTCATATTACCATGGGGTGAATTGGATGATCATCAGAGCGTTGTCTTGTGTTTTGAGTAAATTGCGTCATTTTTCTTTGTTCTGATTTTATGGGTTTGAGACATAATCTTCAGTGGTTTGATTGAGCAGAAGCAATTGGGAGTGACTTGGGATGTTGATTTGTATGGTGAATTGCTCAAAATCGGTGGCGGCAAGGAAAGGTTCATTcagtattttatgatattactTGATACTGTTTgagattttcttttttttattgtcATCTAAACTTACTTAATCTAACCATTAGTTTCAAGATGCATGTCTGCAGAAAGTGGCATAATTCTTGGCGATGAAGACTAAGAGTGTGTTTTGATGGAGAAGTTGTTTCAAACAAAATTAGTATGGTCGgacttttctttcaaaaatgtGTTTGAAAACTgaaagctagaaaatgtggctTGCAAAACTTCAATTTCAGCTTCTTGTACAAAATATTACTTCCTCTTTTTGCACTATTAAATTCTATCAATCGTTGTTATTCTTTGGACTTCAGGATGACAGCTTACTTTAACAAGGTAGGCTGGCCAGACAACGCACCAAAGATTGAAGAAGAAAGAAAGCAATTTGTTGCATCGCTTCACAAACGGAAGACGGAACTATTCATGGCGCTTATTGAGAAAAAGTTGCTGCCTCTTAGGCCTGGTGTAGCGAAGTAAGTTGCTGTTTTATCCTTTTGCGTCAGTTTGTAGTGAGGACAATGAAACATTATAGTGAAAATTTTCTTCAAGTGCACGTAATGTTGTAATGTTCTTGACAAAAATAGAGCATTTTACTCTGCAACCTCAAAGttacttttctttgtgtgttTTGACCAAGCTTGCGTCTTAGTGGTTAGTACTTTTCATCCTCTAGAATACTAATTTAAGGATCATATTCATCTGTAACAGTTTTTTTGTGACTTCTATGCCTTGAATTCAAATAAGGATTGTTTGAATGTAAGTGGTCTAGTTTTTTGATATCCATTCCACATTTAACAAACTCAGTTATTGTCTTCCATGACGTAATTTTCTTCTCTAGACTTCCCAATCTTCATGACTGATATTCTTATGTTTATTTCTTATCACTTGTCTGTTCTGACGGTTTTTGTTAGATTCATTATTCAGTTCTTCTTCTGCAAATATTCTTCAAATTCCGAACAATTCACTATCAAAATATCTTTTGAAGATCACTGAACTAAATTTGGCAGGTTGCTGGATCAGGCCTTGGGGAATGGAGTCAAAGTTGCTGTATGCAGCACTTCAAATGAGAAGGCGGTATGCACCATCAGGTTCTCAAGTTTTCTGCTGTATTCATGCCATCATTCTCATGGCTTATCCCCTATCGCATTGTTCTTTCATGAACTGTGATGCACTTTGAAACAACGTATCATAACCATGAAAAGCTTTGAACCAACAATCACAGTTGACCATCTCTTGAATGGCACATAAAATCATTAAAGGTTTTGTTCCATCCCCCCCCTTATATAGTGTGTTTTCAATCTCCTCCCTGTTTAAACAGTTATATGTTGGGGTGAATTTCAGGTATCTGCTGTAGTTTCATTCTTGTTAGGACCTGAGCGAGCCGAAAAAATCCAGATATTTGCTGGAGATGTGGTTCCTCGGAAAAAACCTGATCCAGTAAGCTTCCTAGTACTAGTCTTTATATAGGTTGAGGTTGCTGAAAATATTGACTAACAATCTTGTTAACGTTGTTTATCAATGAATTCCAAGCAACATTATTTTAATGTTATCATGCAAGTGATCAACAATTTTAACTTTGTTGCGATAATCTGTTGAAGTTTCACTGAAACGCTTAATGGGCAGGCAATTTATCTGCTAGCGGCAGAAACACTGGGCATCGAGCCCTCAAGGTATCACCCTTACATAAAGAGAAGAACTTTTAGTTGTTGGAATTACTAGAAGCTAGAGCACTTGTAAATATTTGCTATGGCTGTACTAAGCAATAAATTTTTGGcattttatttatgaattttaaacTGTTCCGAATGGCACTCATTTCCTTGTTTGTTCCAGTTGCGTTGTTGTGGAAGACAGTGCCATTGGCCTTGCGGCTGCCAAAGCTGCAGGAATGAAGTGTATCGTAACAAAGAGTGGGTATGTTCTATCTTTTATTACATctcttgaaaaaaaaattcgctTTCAAAGGCATACTAAACGCCCTTCAAAATTGACAAAACTTGATAACTCAAAGTTTACTCGTAGTATCTTCAAGAAATACCCTTAACACATAGATTTTCGATCTTTGTGGACGACAGGTACACAGGCGACGAGGATTTCTCGAATGCGGATGCAGTTTTTGACTGCATCGGGGATTCTCCGGAAGAAGGATTCGACTTGGCATTTTGTGGAGGCCTTCTTCAGAAACAGTATGTCAATTGAGAACCAGGTCTATCATGTATATTTTCTTTATGCAGTTGTATCATTTAAATCCTTCATTTGCTTTATCCAATTAACCACGATTCTGGACATATATAATTAAGACAGACAATCATGTAATCATTAGAGATTTATTGTAATTTTATTAATGAACAATAAAATTACAATATAGAGCTCAAAGTTTCAATAAagcaaagttttttttttatttttttggaaaaGACTAAAGCAAGTTCAGATCATATTTGCTTGTTCATGTTTTGGGAAGAAAAACACTTTCACATTAAATAAAGCAAATAAAACCTTTACTCTTCCAAACCATAATTGataatcaatttttttctactaaaaattaaaaatataggtAGGAAGAAAGATATATAGCACTTATGGTatattgtaacgtaccgtatcgAAAATCATATACCATATATCTTACCGAAATTACggtataaaaaaattcatactGATACCAAACCGAAAATTTCGTACCgatttcggtataccgaaaatttcggtacatATAACTAGCATACCGAAATTGTTTGGTAAATCGagatttcggtacggtatcggTATATACCATTTTATACCGAAACAAatcttatattttaaatttttgataaatttattgttttaaaatattatatattttaaaaattttgcatatttttttggtaTTTTGGTATTTCGATATATatcgaaaattttaaattgtatACTATTACCGTACCGAAAAATTCGGTATTGTTATCGTACTGTATCGAAATCTTCGATCGAAAATTCGATATTTTTTTGATACGATAATTTCAGTATACAAAACAATTTAGTATTTTTTACCACTCCTAAGCACATCCACCGGCCTTACCCAATGGTTCAGTAATTGCATTCATGTTTCGGCTGGAATACTTATTTATTACTATATGTTAAACCGGATGAACACATGTTAACCGATTTTATTCGTAATTGTGACACAAACGTGAAATTACACATATAGTCTAAAAAAATAAGCATTCATTTTCTTTGTTAAAgggaaaaaaaatcataattctTTAATCCTTATTTTGTCCAATTTTTAAAAACTTCATTGTTTTCTCAAGTTTTTGTAATCATCATGTGGGaccgaacttaattcaattcttaatcacttgctgggaataattaatcaattaaaataaacaagatttaattttttttttttaaaacacgaGAGTACGCCTTATGAAATAAGTCTTATCTCATTTACAAATCACTAatcagatctaagtacaagtcctATATAACAAGAAATCATAATAACTACTGTTTCTTCACTACATCTCAGGTGATATAACAGATATactcctaagtccggatctctaCGCTAACTGTCTTAACTCAAcctcttcttgaccctaatccagccccacctgttgtcatgcacacatacaaaacaagacaacagccggataactacggtgagaattacatcccagtataaaaaatgtaaacacacaatcatataaaagtctatacaaaagcatataagaaatattcatgACATgtattgatcgagcaaaacttgcacagtgaatagtcccaaaatttgttttataaatgaaagctcgatttaaaatatcgcaagtgcacgatagtcaagttataataaacgtaagtgaatacgagtatcgatccacgaggactgcgttacaatatctttattttcaagtaaatttcttcagcaacgatagattgagttggtgattaaactaaagtgaattcaataactgaaataattaaagtgcaagaacaaataatcaagaaatcaatgattaaattggatgaaaatcaaatgagagacgaatttgttgggaattatcagttcacctaccactcgtgtttaaacaattatactcgacttttactcgtgccttcgacggaattccctagactaattaatatactctgtcgagctatattaatactaatcataaacatgcagtaatcaagtatcctcaattatttaacagttcacgattgcattacgttctatggaacccgctagctttcatccggctgaattatcactatcgacacgtatccaattccgtatatctactaaaattgtaaatccgtggtctatactattcgatcctattgtcaattattctatcgaaatcatcaacaacatgaaataatcaaaggaagttagctagactcCAATTGAAATAAGAGAGCACAaaaacataaacaaatcactcataaaaacgtcgctaaataatgttcaacaacgagtacggggtaggatcccctcaaatcccaacaaatctagagtttagccactaaaattcatgctagaaatcaacaacaatctaagaaataaaaactgaataattaaaatactaaggttgacgatggatgacggccacgacgcttgGAAATCTCGATGTCTTCGAAATctctttgctcctagccttcctcccaagaaAAGTGATAGAAAAATATGGTGTCAGACTGAAAAAACGAcgcccaatctcgtgtattaggttaggtgtagaatagagtccacaaaacttggaaacaaatcttctttgatctcgtcgctcgctagggcgaccaCCTTttaccgctggggcgagtggttctcgaattaAAATCCTTGGCCATGTCTCTGGTCTCGcaggggcggtcacttttgaccgccctagcgagaggtccgCGCAAATGCTCCTCGGCTGGATTAAaattctcgctggggcggtcacttttgaccgccctagcgagatctcTTCGCTGCTGtgccaaataaaatcccacttttcggtccaattcctacaaaacaaccacaaaatacacgagatcagccatatgctaaataatgatagaaaaatgctaaattaaactaaaacaaactaatatgatgcatgaatgcgactcgaaaacaacactaaaaacacgtaaaaacgagtcctatcaaccccctcatactaaccttttgctcgccctcgagtaaaataggttaaagcatgAGATTCTAACAAACTCAACAAACACAAAGAAAACTcaaccaagaaaaaaaaaacacgagtaaatgtcaatggtgagttaacaacgtttatgttcatgcctcagtttactttcccataaccaatcaagtcaaatcgcaaccgaatactcattctcatctacacataaatttcgacactaatttgaacgtgtgtgtgtgtcatgatgggtctagtcattcgcacttcaaatagatcaattatcaaatcatgcgagtcactcaattaacacttcaatacaagtttcactagcatgcatccccgtgtccattcatcactagccacaaattgaactttattcagcTTTTAAGtacagataagggtgtcgaaaagaaggaaaataagctcaagtggctaaaagttgggagtacaccgatcattttcattgtgcaatcgtcaagactttcgtctgactttcctcgtctccttacatctccaacttttagcctaggaatacaatttcattccttttatttcggcttcccctcaccttacatctccttcttttttttttttttctttttcttcttttttttttcttttatataattttttaattgcacaattttcacacatgtactccctaggctaagaatataatactttggatcacggctggttaggagtatgacattGTAATTCAGTGCAATGGAAAAgaggtaaatgtaaagttcaaggcaaatcaaattttctcattcaaggtcccaattagcgacttgttttcacgggtttacatgccaaatcaactcataaatggcaATTAGCGACTTgttttcacgggtttacatgccaaatcaactcataaatggtgccgTTCAAGCTAACctcacaaaattttcaaatttcaccctTATTCCTACAAagttctagtccccacacatgtgtGCTTAAAAGgttcaaattttgtaccaaaattcatgctttaacaatcaagagtatcatTCACGACATGACCCAATCAACTCTTTTGTAgcctatcaattcaaatcatcatTGGATCATAAACGATggcttctcaccataaacgacacccaACAAAAGAAACCaacataaacgacaccaaacaacagaaatgcaacgaaactaaaccaattaactaaacaatcaaaacaataaccaattaactaaacaaccaaaacaatctacccaccccctcatactagagttgtgccatgccctcatagcacaaaacgaaacaaagactaaaaacataaaaacgaatgaatgcaaatgcaatgacaaaacaaacaaaataaaaataaaaagaaaggggaaacagtgaactcccctgatcaaaactcctcatcctcgtcatgctcaggtggtgggactccctcgtcagctggtggcggcataggataatggtactggaactggaagggtggcgggtatgcgggtgGTGGTGGCTGGCCGGAtgtgtcgatgcccaaatgcGTTGAGATCCCCTGTACCAAGTACTCGACGTTCTGAATATGAGCTTGATTGACGGCCTGATACTCAGTCTGGTaagtggcccaagcgcccaattcgttgat
It encodes:
- the LOC140841279 gene encoding CBBY-like protein, which encodes MAVTPLSPPLAASSSCCAVFTRHFPLPFPRKTAFLSSPSSSLVLGGSRLAGLIFKKRTLSGDVGFGGIKCMTSAAPSVLPKALLFDCDGVLVDTEKDGHRLSFNETFAEKQLGVTWDVDLYGELLKIGGGKERMTAYFNKVGWPDNAPKIEEERKQFVASLHKRKTELFMALIEKKLLPLRPGVAKLLDQALGNGVKVAVCSTSNEKAVSAVVSFLLGPERAEKIQIFAGDVVPRKKPDPAIYLLAAETLGIEPSSCVVVEDSAIGLAAAKAAGMKCIVTKSGYTGDEDFSNADAVFDCIGDSPEEGFDLAFCGGLLQKQYVN